One Candidatus Methylomirabilota bacterium DNA window includes the following coding sequences:
- a CDS encoding SDR family oxidoreductase — translation MIAQASRDLPLQRLGRPEEIAWAVIFVASDQANFMTGETVYVSGGPRVANRED, via the coding sequence ATGATCGCCCAGGCCTCGCGCGACCTGCCCCTCCAGCGGCTCGGCCGTCCCGAAGAGATCGCCTGGGCGGTGATCTTCGTGGCCTCTGACCAGGCGAACTTCATGACCGGGGAGACCGTGTACGTGAGCGGCGGTCCCCGGGTCGCCAACCGCGAGGACTGA
- a CDS encoding acyl-CoA dehydrogenase family protein, translated as MAPNETQSPLDAARKLAPMVRSCADETEAERELPRPLFEALADAGFFHLAVPRSLGGGELDLPTYIQVIEELGKADASTAWAINQGAIFATYAARMPPAAARAIWIETPRAVVANTPGATAKAVVVPGGYRVTGRQGFSTGCRHAAWQASHAQVFENGQLRLLPDGLPETRYLFVPVAEAERLDTWQVRGMRGTGTHHFAVHDVFVPEARTVLSTAARLLEPGPLYQIPRTLAFASGDAAVALGVARSSLDAFVELAGAKTPRSVTGLLRDQALVQSDIGHAEAYVRTGRAFLTETVREIWAHLTATGTITLDQRATLRLATTHAIRLAVQVVDTVYNAAGATAVYESHLIQRHFQDIHVISQHIQSRLANYELVGRHWLGLAVDETRL; from the coding sequence ATGGCCCCCAACGAAACGCAATCGCCGCTCGACGCCGCGCGAAAGCTGGCTCCGATGGTTCGATCCTGCGCGGATGAGACCGAGGCCGAGCGGGAGCTGCCGCGGCCGCTCTTCGAGGCGCTGGCCGATGCGGGATTCTTTCATCTCGCCGTGCCGCGCAGCCTGGGGGGCGGGGAGCTCGACCTGCCGACGTACATCCAGGTGATCGAGGAGCTGGGGAAAGCCGACGCGAGCACCGCGTGGGCCATCAATCAAGGCGCGATCTTCGCGACCTATGCGGCGCGGATGCCGCCGGCGGCCGCCCGCGCCATCTGGATCGAGACGCCGCGCGCCGTGGTCGCGAATACGCCGGGCGCGACGGCCAAGGCCGTGGTCGTCCCGGGCGGCTACCGAGTGACGGGACGCCAGGGCTTCAGCACGGGCTGCCGTCACGCGGCCTGGCAGGCCTCGCATGCCCAGGTCTTCGAGAACGGTCAGCTCAGGCTCCTGCCAGACGGTCTGCCCGAGACGCGCTATCTCTTCGTGCCGGTCGCCGAGGCCGAGCGATTGGACACGTGGCAGGTCCGCGGCATGCGAGGCACGGGCACGCACCACTTCGCGGTGCACGACGTCTTCGTGCCCGAGGCGCGCACGGTGCTGTCGACGGCGGCGCGATTACTAGAGCCTGGCCCGCTCTACCAGATTCCGCGCACCCTGGCCTTCGCCTCGGGCGACGCCGCGGTGGCCCTCGGCGTGGCGCGCTCCTCGCTCGACGCTTTCGTCGAGCTGGCCGGGGCCAAGACCCCGCGATCCGTCACCGGGCTCCTGCGCGATCAGGCCCTGGTCCAGTCGGACATCGGCCACGCCGAGGCCTATGTTCGCACGGGGCGCGCCTTCCTGACGGAGACGGTCCGCGAGATCTGGGCACATCTGACGGCGACGGGCACGATCACCCTGGACCAGCGCGCGACCCTGCGCCTCGCCACCACTCACGCCATTCGCCTGGCCGTCCAGGTCGTGGATACCGTCTACAACGCCGCCGGCGCCACCGCGGTCTACGAGAGCCATCTCATCCAGCGCCACTTCCAGGACATCCACGTCATCAGTCAGCATATCCAGTCACGCCTCGCCAACTACGAGCTGGTCGGCCGCCACTGGCTCGGCCTCGCTGTCGACGAGACCCGTCTGTAA